Proteins found in one Oribacterium sp. oral taxon 102 genomic segment:
- a CDS encoding ABC transporter ATP-binding protein — MISIQRVEKSFDDFKAVNAVSLDIAERQVFGLIGTNGAGKSTLLRMLCGVLTPDGGEIYIDEGKVYDNPLVKRNIFFISDEPFFFRNGNAEDMKNYYRSIYEDFDAARFDTLLSDFGLEKSRRISNFSKGMRKQLSVILGICSRTKYLVCDETFDGLDPVMRQAVKSIFANDMVERGLTPIIASHNLRELEDICDHIGLLHQGGVVLSEDLDSMKLGLQKVQAVFRGEEEIAALRERLSILSENRVGKLCTFTVRNNRRAVEEVFRGLDTVFYEILPLTLEEIFISETEGVGYDVRKFILN, encoded by the coding sequence ATGATTTCGATACAGAGGGTAGAGAAAAGCTTCGATGACTTCAAGGCGGTAAATGCCGTTTCGCTGGATATCGCGGAGCGGCAGGTCTTCGGGCTGATCGGTACAAACGGTGCCGGCAAGAGCACCCTGCTGCGTATGCTTTGCGGCGTGCTTACACCGGACGGAGGGGAGATCTACATTGACGAGGGGAAGGTCTATGACAATCCGCTCGTGAAGAGAAATATTTTCTTTATTTCCGACGAACCCTTTTTCTTCCGGAACGGCAATGCGGAGGATATGAAGAATTATTACCGGAGCATCTACGAGGACTTCGATGCGGCGCGCTTCGACACGCTGCTCTCTGATTTCGGACTGGAGAAATCGAGGCGGATCTCCAATTTCTCGAAGGGAATGCGGAAGCAGCTCTCCGTGATCCTCGGAATCTGCAGCAGGACGAAGTATCTGGTCTGCGACGAGACCTTCGACGGGCTGGATCCTGTAATGCGGCAGGCAGTGAAGAGCATCTTCGCGAATGATATGGTCGAAAGAGGGCTGACGCCGATCATTGCCTCCCATAATCTCAGGGAGCTGGAGGATATCTGTGACCATATCGGGCTGCTGCATCAGGGAGGCGTCGTATTGAGCGAAGATCTGGACAGCATGAAGCTCGGCTTGCAGAAGGTGCAGGCAGTCTTTCGCGGGGAGGAGGAGATCGCTGCGCTGCGGGAGCGGCTGTCGATCCTCAGCGAGAATCGGGTCGGGAAGCTCTGCACCTTTACGGTACGCAATAACAGAAGGGCGGTGGAGGAGGTCTTCCGCGGTCTGGATACTGTATTTTACGAGATTCTCCCCTTGACGCTGGAGGAGATCTTCATCAGTGAAACGGAGGGAGTCGGATATGACGTTCGGAAATTCATTCTTAACTAA
- a CDS encoding GntR family transcriptional regulator: MLIDYQDGRPIYEQIVENYKRLILKGALEPAEQMPSVRQLATMLSTNPNTVQRAYMELERQGYLYSVKGKGSFVRREEGQRERIREEIRDRIREELGRARELRIDTEALLAELAEEERDARQKGGKG, encoded by the coding sequence ATGTTGATTGATTATCAGGATGGCCGCCCGATCTACGAACAGATCGTGGAGAATTACAAGCGTCTGATATTAAAGGGGGCGTTGGAGCCGGCAGAGCAGATGCCCTCGGTTCGTCAGCTCGCTACGATGCTTTCCACGAATCCGAATACCGTGCAGCGTGCCTACATGGAGCTGGAGCGGCAGGGCTACCTCTACTCTGTGAAGGGCAAGGGCAGCTTCGTTCGTCGGGAGGAGGGGCAGAGAGAGCGGATTCGGGAGGAGATCCGGGATCGGATCCGGGAGGAGCTTGGGCGGGCGAGGGAGCTGCGGATTGATACAGAAGCGCTTCTTGCGGAGCTCGCCGAGGAGGAGCGGGATGCACGGCAGAAAGGGGGAAAAGGATGA
- a CDS encoding tetratricopeptide repeat protein produces the protein MKCRNCGTEIPAASRFCPNCGLLTNIYIDFSEAYHPVDAVEYKLPERIAARIAARLESAGALAARPEPETEERGTEDAEDTELSATEIEDTEVIEVNAEAGEPEANDAEASAVPSSAVDTETEAADKEEPEESAPENPEPLQQPAEEPTDTEVSAEAGEPEANDAEASAVPSSAIDTETEAADKEEPEESASENPEPLQQPAEESTDTEVSAEAGEPEANDAEASAAPSSAVDTETEAADKEEPEESAPENPEPLQQPAEEPTDTEVSAEAGEPEANDAEASAAPSSAVDTETEAADKEEPEEPAPENPELMRQLAEELEKRRQAQEAEELSLLNKRVLERIRQITGLDGAEQPVEVGAAVSVEQETEEAEEPAESVRIHDIADYREETLSEEDAEPAEILPMEELVAEEEQYTGPDPAFEKLATMPPDPKHWRSAFRQNRRLLVPFGTAVIALAVVVFYMNTPEAKQGRLLRKGQKLVAEQNYDAAVPLLTRLLDGEADSQEVYLLLSEAYLNSGRHEDAVKLLSEAVEKLPEDSVLAAKLRAIHPLVSISPSGETAGLVYTDPLELSLSNADGQEIHYTLRGGSEEVTDALYQEPIELRYSGDYQLSAYAIASDGVHGPLAEAKYQISLDPEKYHLNDWVETEGGRSFIDGRGETVKGWLYQEDKAYYFDENGYLLTGLQTIGQDSYYFASDGAMQTGWAELDGKRYFFDADGRMLRSAWIDETYYVGDDGVMLRDTTIDGVYVDANGARSFQAAAEYAAHPNMILLAKSNTRVDRGSYFEIDAELYYEKAEGRPSGEADRALKIKLQKDAWLHYLDGDLISIQAKDAVKFLPELYMQDIRQNEDGEITSFRMLLGKNR, from the coding sequence ATGAAATGCAGAAATTGCGGGACAGAGATCCCGGCAGCTTCCCGTTTTTGTCCGAACTGCGGTTTGCTCACGAATATCTATATTGACTTCTCCGAGGCGTATCATCCGGTGGATGCAGTCGAGTACAAGCTGCCGGAGCGGATCGCGGCGAGAATTGCTGCCCGGCTGGAGAGTGCGGGGGCGCTTGCGGCGCGCCCGGAACCGGAGACAGAGGAGCGGGGGACGGAAGATGCGGAGGATACGGAGCTATCTGCCACGGAGATTGAAGATACGGAAGTGATTGAAGTGAACGCCGAAGCGGGAGAGCCGGAGGCGAACGATGCAGAGGCTTCTGCCGTGCCGTCTTCTGCCGTAGATACCGAAACGGAGGCGGCGGACAAAGAAGAGCCGGAAGAGTCTGCGCCGGAGAATCCGGAGCCGCTGCAGCAGCCCGCAGAGGAGCCGACGGACACCGAAGTGTCTGCCGAAGCAGGAGAGCCGGAGGCGAACGATGCAGAGGCTTCTGCCGTGCCGTCTTCTGCCATAGATACCGAAACGGAGGCGGCGGACAAAGAAGAGCCGGAAGAGTCTGCGTCGGAGAATCCGGAGCCGCTGCAGCAGCCCGCAGAGGAGTCGACGGACACCGAAGTGTCTGCCGAAGCAGGAGAGCCGGAGGCGAACGATGCAGAGGCTTCTGCTGCGCCGTCCTCTGCCGTAGATACCGAAACGGAGGCGGCGGACAAAGAAGAGCCGGAAGAGTCTGCACCGGAGAATCCGGAGCCGCTGCAGCAGCCCGCAGAGGAGCCGACGGACACCGAAGTGTCTGCCGAAGCGGGAGAGCCGGAGGCGAACGATGCAGAGGCTTCTGCTGCGCCGTCCTCTGCCGTAGATACCGAAACGGAGGCGGCGGACAAAGAAGAGCCGGAAGAGCCTGCGCCGGAGAATCCGGAGCTGATGCGGCAGCTCGCAGAGGAGCTCGAGAAGCGGCGGCAGGCACAGGAGGCGGAGGAGCTTTCTCTCCTGAATAAGCGTGTACTGGAGCGAATCCGGCAGATCACCGGGCTTGACGGGGCAGAGCAGCCGGTGGAGGTCGGAGCGGCTGTTTCCGTGGAGCAGGAAACTGAAGAGGCAGAAGAGCCCGCGGAATCCGTCCGGATTCACGACATCGCGGACTACCGCGAGGAGACCCTCTCGGAGGAGGATGCGGAACCCGCAGAGATCCTCCCGATGGAGGAGCTTGTCGCGGAGGAGGAGCAATATACCGGTCCGGATCCTGCGTTCGAGAAGCTGGCGACGATGCCGCCGGATCCGAAGCATTGGAGAAGCGCATTCCGGCAGAACCGGAGACTGCTGGTTCCGTTTGGCACGGCAGTCATAGCGCTTGCCGTGGTGGTTTTCTATATGAATACCCCGGAGGCGAAGCAGGGCCGTCTGCTTAGAAAGGGGCAGAAGCTCGTTGCGGAGCAGAACTACGACGCGGCGGTTCCGCTGCTGACCCGGCTTCTCGACGGAGAAGCGGACAGCCAGGAGGTATATCTCCTGCTTTCGGAGGCATACCTGAACAGCGGCAGACATGAGGATGCGGTGAAGCTGCTTTCGGAGGCTGTGGAGAAGCTGCCGGAGGACAGCGTGCTGGCGGCGAAGCTCCGTGCAATCCATCCACTGGTCAGCATCAGTCCATCCGGAGAGACGGCAGGGCTTGTCTACACAGATCCACTGGAGCTTTCATTGTCCAATGCTGACGGGCAGGAGATTCATTATACGCTTCGGGGCGGAAGCGAAGAGGTCACGGACGCGCTCTATCAGGAGCCGATCGAGCTTCGATACAGCGGGGATTATCAGCTCAGCGCCTATGCGATCGCGAGCGACGGCGTGCATGGGCCGCTCGCAGAGGCGAAGTATCAGATTTCTCTTGATCCGGAGAAGTATCACCTGAACGACTGGGTAGAGACAGAGGGCGGACGCTCCTTCATTGACGGGCGCGGCGAGACCGTGAAGGGCTGGCTCTATCAGGAGGACAAAGCCTATTATTTTGATGAAAACGGCTATCTGCTGACAGGGCTCCAAACGATAGGACAGGACAGCTACTATTTTGCCTCAGACGGAGCGATGCAGACAGGCTGGGCAGAGCTGGACGGGAAGCGCTATTTTTTCGATGCGGATGGCAGGATGCTTCGCTCTGCATGGATCGACGAAACCTACTATGTCGGGGACGATGGCGTGATGCTGCGGGATACCACCATAGACGGTGTCTATGTAGATGCCAACGGCGCACGGAGCTTCCAGGCCGCCGCGGAGTATGCGGCGCACCCGAACATGATTCTGCTCGCGAAGAGCAATACCCGCGTGGACAGGGGAAGCTATTTCGAGATCGATGCGGAGCTCTATTACGAGAAGGCGGAGGGACGTCCGAGCGGAGAGGCAGATCGAGCGCTGAAAATCAAGCTGCAGAAGGACGCGTGGCTGCATTATCTTGACGGGGATCTCATCAGCATTCAGGCAAAGGATGCCGTGAAGTTCCTGCCGGAGCTGTATATGCAGGATATCAGGCAGAACGAGGACGGCGAGATTACCAGCTTCCGTATGCTGCTGGGTAAAAACCGCTGA
- a CDS encoding PilZ domain-containing protein has protein sequence MILRDCKKGMVFLPPDKTRLPVKVVTEEERIILYFKTYRLQDCRQLMQVDFYDLSQGLLVTASEVLIRRNPGYPNSSYPWIGICEIREVKRIIQRQHDVRVGIQIEALFEKESGRRGSFFATIRNISAGGMYIETAEELHQGEAIKVSLSFERTPRELHLAPVWVKKAENGRFGYGLRFWHLSTGVEAEIRNYVFRLINAKREKAKI, from the coding sequence ATGATACTCAGAGACTGTAAAAAGGGAATGGTTTTTCTGCCGCCGGATAAGACCAGACTGCCGGTGAAGGTGGTGACGGAGGAAGAGAGGATCATTCTGTATTTCAAGACCTATCGCCTGCAGGACTGCCGTCAGCTGATGCAGGTAGACTTCTATGATCTCTCGCAGGGGCTGCTCGTCACGGCGTCGGAGGTGCTGATCCGGCGGAATCCAGGCTATCCGAACAGCTCCTATCCCTGGATTGGGATTTGCGAGATCCGGGAGGTCAAAAGGATCATACAGCGGCAGCACGATGTCCGCGTCGGGATACAGATAGAGGCGCTTTTCGAGAAGGAGAGCGGACGGAGGGGCAGCTTCTTCGCTACGATTCGGAATATCAGTGCCGGCGGCATGTATATCGAAACGGCGGAGGAGCTTCATCAGGGCGAGGCGATCAAGGTGAGTTTGAGCTTTGAAAGGACACCGAGAGAGCTGCACCTTGCACCGGTTTGGGTGAAAAAGGCAGAGAATGGACGTTTCGGCTATGGGCTTCGCTTCTGGCACCTCTCCACTGGGGTAGAGGCGGAGATCCGTAATTATGTATTCCGCTTGATTAACGCGAAGCGGGAAAAGGCGAAGATATGA
- a CDS encoding lytic transglycosylase domain-containing protein, which produces MAIASGINLSSVTENSIQRNRTESAAVSAGSSFRDALRAAGGSLESIFDTASRTYGVSKKLLMAVAKQESNFDPNAVSHAGAKGIMQLMPETARGLGVRDVFDPYESIMGGAKLLRDNLKKFGSVPLALAAYNAGAGAVQKYNGIPPYRETQNYVSSIMKMLGDSSLHIESSYRYGGGSGTSSYGAAGLPLSASLDGMGLAALLGSGRSSFFGGLGGIAAGGIGGATAGALGGDQLMQLLLGQRSAEREAAAGDGASDTVTLRRDSFRNLVALLRIQMMMRGGSIGSMGEI; this is translated from the coding sequence ATGGCGATAGCTTCCGGGATAAATCTTTCATCCGTAACGGAAAACAGCATACAGAGGAACAGGACGGAAAGTGCGGCAGTCTCCGCGGGCAGCAGCTTCCGGGACGCGCTCAGGGCGGCAGGCGGCAGTCTGGAGAGTATCTTCGACACGGCATCCAGAACCTATGGTGTTTCGAAGAAGCTTCTGATGGCGGTGGCGAAGCAGGAGTCTAATTTCGACCCGAATGCAGTCAGTCATGCCGGAGCGAAGGGGATCATGCAGCTCATGCCGGAGACCGCGAGGGGACTCGGCGTCCGGGATGTCTTCGATCCCTATGAGAGTATCATGGGCGGTGCGAAGCTGCTCCGGGATAACCTGAAGAAATTCGGCTCCGTGCCGCTGGCGCTGGCTGCCTATAATGCGGGTGCGGGCGCAGTACAGAAGTACAACGGCATTCCGCCGTACCGGGAAACACAGAACTATGTCAGCAGTATTATGAAGATGCTGGGTGACAGCAGCCTGCATATCGAGAGCAGCTATCGTTACGGCGGGGGAAGCGGCACGTCTTCGTATGGAGCGGCAGGGCTTCCGCTATCCGCTTCTCTGGACGGTATGGGGCTCGCGGCGCTTCTCGGCAGCGGCAGAAGCTCCTTTTTCGGCGGACTGGGCGGAATCGCAGCCGGAGGGATTGGTGGTGCGACAGCCGGTGCGCTTGGCGGGGATCAGCTTATGCAGCTGCTTCTGGGACAGAGGAGCGCAGAACGGGAGGCGGCGGCAGGAGATGGCGCTTCGGATACGGTGACGCTGCGCAGGGATAGCTTCCGGAACCTCGTTGCGCTCCTGCGGATACAGATGATGATGCGGGGCGGCAGCATTGGAAGCATGGGGGAGATCTAG
- a CDS encoding N-acetylmuramoyl-L-alanine amidase family protein has translation MNGRGLHRPVRVICWAVALLALLLSQRFSAQAEEKIKSVSITFKDVYGEPGEIEEPEVTVSGSGVEITDIDYRKQMKNWLPGVKIRANVRLFAREGEFADNFNRSSAKVSGAAFAGVSRVDDDTLVVKVDYTPVVQLDNSSRAGWNSARTRAVWRKVNYAPGYNVELYANDKRVKSFKNVKNTYLDLAEFMTDPEKTYYYEVKAVATTSAEKKYIKDGDFVTSVDETVIGSGSSATYVKPADTGNGVVRNAWRQENGRWFYIDGNGNPVTGWLNLGNLWYYMDGNGAMLTGWQNVGNGRWCYFNQPNGELAVNIWIRTGNDWYHVDGSGYMQTGWLPTTGNLWYYMDPGSGRMQIGWVRVGNDWYLFGRDGIMVTGWVNQLGRWYYLDTSGNGRMQTGWQDIDGKRYYLDPSDGHMLSNVTVDGVSLTTDGSAQ, from the coding sequence ATGAATGGCAGAGGATTACACAGACCTGTTCGCGTGATCTGCTGGGCGGTTGCGCTTCTTGCGCTTCTGCTTTCACAGCGTTTTTCGGCGCAGGCAGAGGAGAAGATCAAGTCGGTCTCCATTACCTTCAAGGATGTGTACGGAGAGCCAGGAGAGATCGAGGAGCCGGAGGTGACAGTGAGCGGAAGCGGCGTGGAGATCACGGACATCGATTACCGGAAGCAGATGAAGAACTGGCTCCCGGGGGTGAAGATCCGCGCCAATGTCCGTCTCTTCGCACGGGAGGGGGAATTCGCGGACAACTTCAACCGGAGCTCGGCGAAGGTGAGCGGCGCGGCGTTTGCCGGTGTCAGTCGGGTGGATGACGATACGCTGGTCGTGAAGGTGGATTATACACCGGTTGTGCAGCTCGACAACAGCTCCCGTGCCGGCTGGAACAGCGCAAGAACGCGCGCGGTCTGGAGAAAGGTCAACTATGCGCCCGGCTATAATGTGGAGCTCTATGCCAATGACAAAAGGGTCAAGAGCTTCAAAAATGTGAAGAATACCTATCTGGATCTCGCGGAATTTATGACAGATCCGGAAAAGACCTATTATTATGAGGTTAAGGCGGTGGCGACGACGAGCGCGGAGAAGAAGTATATCAAGGATGGGGATTTCGTAACCTCTGTGGACGAGACGGTAATCGGCAGCGGCTCGAGCGCGACATATGTAAAGCCTGCGGATACCGGAAACGGTGTTGTCAGGAACGCGTGGCGGCAGGAGAACGGCAGATGGTTTTATATCGACGGCAATGGCAATCCGGTGACGGGCTGGCTGAATCTCGGGAATCTCTGGTATTACATGGACGGGAACGGCGCGATGCTGACAGGTTGGCAGAATGTCGGAAACGGGCGCTGGTGCTATTTTAATCAGCCGAACGGCGAGCTGGCAGTCAATATCTGGATCAGAACCGGCAATGACTGGTATCATGTGGACGGCAGCGGCTATATGCAGACCGGCTGGCTCCCGACGACAGGAAACCTCTGGTACTATATGGATCCGGGGAGCGGGCGGATGCAGATCGGCTGGGTCAGGGTAGGGAACGACTGGTATCTGTTCGGCAGAGACGGCATTATGGTGACCGGCTGGGTGAACCAGCTCGGACGCTGGTATTATCTGGATACCAGCGGGAATGGGCGGATGCAGACCGGCTGGCAGGATATCGATGGGAAGCGGTATTATCTCGATCCTTCGGACGGGCATATGCTGAGCAATGTGACGGTGGACGGAGTTTCCTTGACAACAGACGGCTCTGCACAATAA
- a CDS encoding EscU/YscU/HrcU family type III secretion system export apparatus switch protein produces MAEFGKIMEKKAAALKYDSSRNGAPVVVASGMGYMAERITEAALQAGVPVYEDDSLATLLTQLQLGAEIPEEMYQAIVEIYLYFLGFHGEETNAGKA; encoded by the coding sequence ATGGCAGAGTTCGGTAAAATCATGGAAAAGAAAGCGGCGGCGCTGAAATACGACAGCAGTAGGAACGGCGCGCCGGTTGTCGTCGCCTCCGGGATGGGCTATATGGCAGAGCGGATTACCGAGGCGGCGCTGCAGGCAGGCGTCCCTGTTTATGAGGACGATTCGTTGGCGACCTTGCTGACGCAGCTTCAGCTGGGAGCGGAAATTCCGGAGGAAATGTATCAGGCGATCGTTGAGATCTATCTGTATTTTCTGGGCTTCCACGGGGAAGAGACGAATGCCGGGAAGGCGTGA
- a CDS encoding flagellar biosynthesis anti-sigma factor FlgM — MDITIRRDMNTHIDFTSRCYNPKASSIEEQPESRAKFDTVSITRNSAVRSDTDFSRALAHEIARSVGEGVPKSRVAELHDRVQTGQYAVSSARVAEKLLGYRD, encoded by the coding sequence ATGGATATTACAATCAGAAGAGACATGAATACACATATCGATTTCACGTCTCGATGCTACAACCCGAAAGCTTCCTCTATAGAGGAGCAGCCGGAGAGCCGCGCGAAGTTCGATACGGTTTCGATCACGCGGAACAGCGCCGTCCGTTCCGATACTGATTTTTCAAGAGCGCTTGCCCATGAGATCGCGAGATCCGTCGGAGAGGGCGTTCCTAAGAGCCGCGTCGCGGAGCTTCATGACAGAGTGCAGACCGGTCAGTACGCCGTCTCCAGTGCCCGTGTTGCGGAGAAGCTGCTCGGCTACAGAGACTGA
- a CDS encoding flagellar protein FlgN translates to MDTKITADAAQRLQQLYQRLLPVLEELCVLEERIALAAADDRPETLEKLVTEAQPALLSFRGLEKKREMLSQELSIQGRSTAELLSALPDSLREELAPVLTELTRSLRRFRDAKENAERIMQLRLNDLNLRLEGIPIPQSHRDRRV, encoded by the coding sequence ATGGATACAAAAATTACGGCGGATGCCGCACAGAGACTGCAGCAGCTCTATCAGAGGCTCCTCCCCGTTTTAGAGGAGCTCTGCGTTCTGGAGGAGCGCATCGCCCTTGCCGCGGCGGACGATCGACCGGAGACATTGGAAAAACTCGTGACAGAGGCGCAGCCTGCGCTTCTGTCCTTTCGCGGTCTCGAGAAGAAACGGGAGATGCTCTCGCAGGAGCTTTCGATTCAGGGCAGGTCCACGGCGGAGCTTCTCTCCGCTCTGCCCGATTCGCTTCGCGAGGAGCTTGCGCCTGTTCTCACGGAGCTCACCCGCTCTCTCCGCCGCTTCCGCGACGCGAAGGAGAATGCGGAGCGCATCATGCAGCTCCGCCTGAATGACCTGAACCTCCGTCTGGAGGGCATCCCGATCCCGCAGTCCCACAGAGACCGGCGTGTCTGA